GTGGGTCCTACCTAAACCCTGACACGTGGGTTGGACCTGGACAGGTGGGTCATACCTGCACCCAGACATGGGGGTTGGATCCAGACACCTGGGTTGGACATGGAGCTGTGGGTCCTACCTGGAACTGGACACGTGGGTCCTACCTCAACCCCGACACGTGGGTTGGACCTGGACAGGTGGGTCCTACCAGGACACGTGGGTCCTACCTGGACATGTGGGTCCTACCTGAACCCAGACACGTGGGTTGGACATAGATGGGTTGGACATGGATAGGTTGTTCCTACCTGGACCCAGACATGTGGGTTGGATCCAGACACGTGGGTTGGACATGGACCTGTGGGTCCTACCTGGACCTGGACACGTGGGTCCTACCTGGACATGTAGGTCCTACCTCAACCCTGACACGTGGGTTGGACATGGACAGGTGGGTCCTACCTGGACATGTGGGTCCTACCTCAACCTCGACACGTGGGTTGGACCTGGACAGGTGGGTCCTACCTGGACCCAGACATGTGGGTTGGATCCAGACACCTGGGTTAGACATGGAGCTGTGGGTCCTACCTGGACCTGGACACATGGGTCCTACCTCAACCCTGACATGTGGGTTGGACCTGGACAGGTGGGTCCTACCTGGACCTAGACATGTGGGTTGGATCCAGACATGTGGGTTGGATGTGGAGCTGTGGGTCCTACCTGGACCCAGACACGTGGGTCCTACCAGGACATGTGGGTCCTACCTGAACCCAGACATGTGGGTTGGATCCAGACATGTGGGTTGGACGTGGAGCTGTGGGTCCTACCTGGACCCAGACACGTGGGTCCTACCAGGACATGTGGGTCCTACCTGAACCCAGACACGTAGGTTGGACCTGGACAGGTGGGTCCTACCTGGACATGTGGGTCCTACCTGAACCCAGACACATGGGTTGGACATGGATAGGTGTGTCCTACCTGGACCCAGACACGTGGGTTTGATCCAGACACCTGGGTTGGACATGGAGCTGTGGGTCCTACCTGGACCTGGACACGTGGGTCCTACCTCAACCCCGACACGTGGGTTGGACCTGGACAGGTGGGTCCTACCAGGACACGTGGGTCCTACCTGGAAGTGTGGGTCCTACCTCAACCCTGACACGTGTGTTGGACCTGGCCAGGTGGGTCCTACGTGGACGCCGGGATACGTGGGTTGAACTGGGACACGTGTGTCAAACCAGGACACGTGGGTCCGACCTGGACACCCACACGTGGGTTGGACCTGGCCACGTGGGGCTGACCTGGATATGTGGGTCCTACGTGGGGCTGaccgggacccccagctcctgccgGCCACGTGGGACCCTCCCAAACCCGGCCACGTGGGTTGGAGCTGGACCCCCACCCCGGTCCCACCGGGACCCCCGGGTGCTTCCCCAGCGCCCCACGGCAGGTCGCAGCCCACCCCTGGCGCCCTGCGGGAGCTGGCGTGCAGGtgtgggggacacggggtgcaggtgtgggggacacggggtgaaggtgtgggggacacggggtgaaggtgtggggggcacagggtgcGGGtttgggggacacggggtgcgggtttgggggacacggggtgaaGGTGTGGGGGGCATGGCGTGCGGGtttgggggacacggggtgcaggtgtgggggacacggggtgaaggtgtggggggcacggggtgcGGGtttgggggacacggggtgcgggtttgggggacacggggtgaaggtgtggggggacacggggtgcaggtgtggggggcacggggtgcAGGtttgggggacacggggtgaaggtgtggggggcacggggtgcaggtttggggggacacggggtgcaGGTGTGGGGGGCATGGGGTGCAGGtttggggggacacggggtgcaGGTGTGGGGGGCATGGGGTGCAGGtttgggggacacggggtgcaggtgtgggggacatggggtgcaggtttgggggagcagggggtgcagggttcGGGGCACATGGGGTGCAGGtttgggggagcagggggtgcagggttcGGGGCACACGGGGTGCAGGtgtgggggacacggggtgcaggtttgggggacacggggtgcagggtttggggacacggggtgcagggtttgggggacacggggtgcaGGTTTGGGGCACATGGGGTGCAGGtttgggggagcagggggtgcaggtttgggggacacggggtgcaggtttgggggacacggggtgcagggtttggggggacacggggtaCAGGTGTGGGAGGACATGGGGCGCAGGTTtgggggggcacggggtgcAGGTTTGGGGGACACAGGGTGCAGGTTTGGGGGGGACGCAGGGTGCAGGtttggggggacacggggtgcagttttgggggacacggggtgaaggtttggggggacacggggtgcaGGTTTGGGGGACACAGGGTGAAGGTTTGGGGGACACGGTGCAGGtttggggggacacggggtgcaGTTTTGGGGGACACAGGGTGAAGGtttgggggacacggggtgcaggtgtggggggacacaggatgaaggtttgggggggacacggggtgcaggtttggggggacacggggtgcaGGTTTGGGGGGGATGCAGGGTGCAGGTTTGGGGGATGCAGGGTGCCGTTTTGGGGACAGGGGATGCAGTTTTGGGGACACACCGCTGGCGGGGGACACGCAGGCACCTCCTGccacccctctcccctcctgcacctcaCCGGGCACAGCCGGTCCCCAAAACGCAGCCGACAGCTCCGGctctcccctcccgccccccgcaCCGGGGCGAGGACCCCCCTGGGACCGAGCCCCAGGCGGGacgggggtccccggggtgtCCTGGGTGTCCCCTGCCAGCGGGGGAGGTGATGGGGGGGACGGGGCACAGCgggtccccagcaccccgggctgcccccagccccttggcgggggggggggggtggctttGGGGGTCCCGCTGCCCCCGTGGGGGTCCCGCTGCCCCCGTGGGGGTCCCGCTGTCCCCGCGGGggtcccgctgcccccccccgggctcACCTGCCGATCATGGTGGAGTGCTGCTGCACCGCCGCCTCCAGCAGCCGCTCCAGGATGGTCCATTCGCCCATGgtgccgggagcggggggcgccgcgccgggccccccccccgccccgccgccgggcccccccgctCAGCGCCGCGGCCCCATCGCGCCGGGAGCGGCCCCGGGAGCACCGGGAGCGGGCCCGGGAGCGGCCCCGGGAGCACCGGGAGCAGCAGCGGGAGCGGCCCCGGGCGCGGGCCCCGTCTGtgcgcggccccgggggcggcgggagcgcgcgggacgggcggggggcgcggggcatGATGGGAGATGCGGTGGTTATACTGGGGGTGCTGGTTATACTGGGGGGACTCACTGGTCATACTGGGGGGTGCGCTGGTTATACTGGGGAGACTCACTGGTCATACTGGGGGTGCGCTGGTCATACTGGGGGTGAACTGGTCATACTAGGGGTGCACTGGTCATACTGGGGAGACTCACTGGTCATACTGGGGGGTGAACTGGTCATACTGGGGGTGCACTGGTCATACTGGGGGTGCACTGGTTATACTGGGGAGACTCACTGGTCATACTGGGGGTGCACTGGTTATACTGGGGGCGCACTGGTCATACTGGGGGTGAACTGGTCATACTGGGGGTGCACTGGTCATACTAGGGGTGCACTGGTTATACTGGGGAGACTCACTGGTCATACTGGGGGTGCACTGGTTATACTGGGAGGACTCACTGGTCATACTGGGGGTGCTGGTTATACTGGCGGGTGCACTGGTTATACTGGGGGTGCTGGTTATACTGGGGGGATTCACTGGTCATACTGGGGGTGAACTGGTTATACTGGGGGTGCTGGTTATACCGGGGTGAACTGGTCATACTGGGGGGTGCACTGGTTATACTGGGGGTGCTGGTTATACTGGGGAGACTCACTGGTTATACTGGGGGTGCACTGGTTATACTGGGGGTGCTGGTTATACTGGGGGGATTCACTGGTCATACTGGGGGTGAACTGGTTATACTGGGGGTGCTGGTTATACCGGGGTGAACTGGTCATACTGGGGGGTGCACTGGTTATACTGGGGGTGCTGGTTATACTGGGGAGACTCACTGGTTATACTGGGGGTGCACTGGTTATACTGGGGGTGCTGGTTATACTGGGGGTGAACTGGTCATACTGGGGGGTGCACTGGTTATACTGGGGGTGCTGGTTATACTGGGGGGACTCACTGGTCATACTGGGGGTGAACTGGTTATACTGGGGGTGCTGGTTATACTGGGGAGACTCACTGGTCATACTGGGGGGTGCACTGGTTATACTGGGGGTGCTGGTTATACTGGGGGTGCGCTGGTTATACTGGGGGTGCTGGTTATACTGGGGGTGCACTGGTCATACTGGGGGACACAGTCATGCTGGGGGGGACTCACTGGTTATACTGGGGGTGCTGGTTATACTGGGGAGACTCACTGGTTATACTGGGGGTGCACTGGTTATACTGGGGGTGCTGGTTATACTGGGGGTGAACTGGTCATACTGGGGGGTGCACTGGTCATACTGGGGGGTGCACTGGTTATACTGGGGGTGCTGGTTATACTGGGGGGACTCACTGGTCATACTGGGGGTGCGCTGGTTATACTGGGGGTGAACTGGTTATACTGGGGGTGCACTGGTCATACTGGGGGACACAGTCATGCTGGGGGGGACTCACTGGTTATACTGGGGGTGCTGGTTATACTGGGGAGACTCACTGGTTATACTGGGGGTGCACTGGTTAtactgggggtgctggtcatACTGGGGGTGAACTGGTCATACTGGGGGGTGCACTGGTTATACTGGGGGGTGCTGGTTATACTGGGGGGGACTCACTGGTCATACTGGGGGTGCGCTGGTTATACTGGGGGTGCTGGTTATACTGGGGGTGCACTGGTCATACTGGGGGACACAGTCATGCTGGGGGGGACTCACTGGTTATACTGGGGGTGAACTGGTTATACTGGGAGGGGGTGCTGGTTATACTGGGGGTGCACTGGTTATACTGGGGGGTGCGCTGGTCATGCTGGGGGGGGTGCTGGTTATACTGGGGATGAACTGGCTATACTGGGGGTGCACTGGTCATACTGGGGGTACGCTGGTTTTACTGGGGGACATACTGGCCATACTGGTGTGAGCCACTGGCCATACTGGGGGATGCCCTGGCCATACTGGTGTGAGTCACTGGCCATACTGGGGGACGAGGCATACCACAGGCACACCCCAAAAAGGTGCTGGGGGCGGTGAATGCAGGAATTGGGGGGGCAACGGGGGGGGGCTGTCCCAgggcctggggggctgtgggatttgggggggctgtccggggggtctggggggccgTCCCAgggcctggggggctgtgggatttgggggggctgtccggggggtctggggggctgtCCCAGGGCCTGGGGGGCTgtctgggatttgggggggctgtccggggggtctggggggctgtCCCAGGGCCTGGGGGGCTgtctgggatttgggggggctgtccggggggtctggggggctgtCCCAgggcctggggggctgtgggatttgggggggctgtccggggggtctggggggccgTCCCAgggcctggggggctgtgggatttgggggggctgtccggggggtctggggggccgTCCCAgggcctggggggctgtgggatttgggggggctgtccggggggtctggggggccgTCCCAGggcctgggggggctgtgggatttgggggggctgtccggggggtctggggggctgtCCCAGGGCCTGGGGGGCTgtctgggatttgggggggctgtcCCAGGGCCTGGGGGGCTGTCCCAGGGCCTGGGGGGCTgtctgggatttggggggctgtcctgggggtctggggggctgtccggggggcctggggggctgTCCCCCCCCCGGAGGACTGTCTGGGATTTTGGGGGGCTGTCCGGGGGGGCTgtctggggtttgggggggctgtccTGAGGTCTGGGGGAATGtccgggggtctgggggggctgtCCAGGATCGGGGGTGCTGtcctgggggtttgggggggggctgtccccagtctggggggctgcccggggtttgggggggctgtccCAGGTCTGGGGGGCTGTCCCGGGGGTTGGTGGGGgtctgggatttggggggctgtgcggggggctgggggggctgtcccggtgctgggggggctgtcCCGGGGGTTGGTGGGGgtctgggatttggggggctgtgcggggggctgggggggctgtcCCTAGTCTAGGGGGCTGcccggggtttgggggggctgtccTGGGTCTGGGGGGCCTGTCccgggggttggggggggtctgggatttgggggggctgttCCGGCGGTCTGGGGGGCTgtccggggggctggggggggctgtcCCGGTGCTGAGACCCCCCGGGTctcggggcagccccgccgatgccggggggggggctggatTTGGGgcgccccggggacccccaggcccggcgcggggcgggaCCGAGGGAGccgcgcagccgccgccgccatggccgAGCCGCTCCGCGTCTCCGTGCTCTACTGGTACCGGGGGGAGGCCCGGGGGGGCTCTGGCCttttggggggtccctgtgcccgggggggggctgtggcCATTTGGGGAGGGGTTCCCCTGTGCCTTGGGGGGGCTGTGgccatttgggggggggggccctgtgcccggggggggggggggctgtggccatttggggggggtccctgtgccgGGGGGAGGCTGTGgccttttggggggggtcccctgtgccgggtgggggggggctgtggccattggggggggggggggggcctgtgcccggggggggggggggctgtggccatttggggggggtccctgtgcccgGGGGAGGCTGTGGCCATTTGGGGAGGGGTTCCCctgtgccggggggggggggggggggggctgtggccatttgggggggtccctgtgccgggggggggctgtggccttttgggggggtcccctgtgccgggtggggggggctgtggccttttggggggggtcccttgtgccgggggcgggggctgtGGCCatttgggggggtcccctgtgccggggtggggggctgtggCCATTtgcggggggggtcccctgtgccttggggggggtgtgtcCCTGTGTTGGGGGGCGGCTGTGGCCATTTGGGGGGGTCCGTGGccatttggggggggtcccctgtGCCCGGGGAGGGCTGTGGACATTTGCGGGGCGTCCCCTGTGCCTTGGGGGGTGTGTCCCTgtgttggggggtggggggggggctgtggccatttggggggggtcccctgtGCCTTGGGAGGAGGTGTCCCTGTGCCGTGCGGGGCTGTGGCCATTTTGGGGGGCTCCCTGTGCCGGGGGGCAGGTCCCCGTGcctggggggggctgtggccatttgggggggggggggtccctgtgccgGGGGGCGGGTCCCTGTGCCTGGGTGGGGCTGTGGctacttggggggggggtcctgcatCCGGAGGTGCTCTGGccattttgggggggtccctgtacCCGGAGGGCTGTGGCcatttggggcgggggggatccctgtgcctgggggggggggggggtccctgtgcctAGAGGGGGGTCCCTGCCACCaggatgggggtccctgtgcccgGGGGGCTGTGgccatttgggggggggggtgtccctgtGCCTGGGGAGGTCCCGTCACCTGGGGAGGGTCCCGTCACTCTGCCTGGGAGGGTCCCTGCACCCGGGGATGTCCCTATTCCTGGCgtgggggggggtccctttGCAGGGGTCCCCGTCCCACTGACCGCCTGCCCCCCCTGCAGTGGAGCCTGAGGCTACAGCCCCAAGGTGAGCCTTGCCCCCCTCCATGCCCCCCGCGAGGGGCTGCCCCCCAAATGGGCACGGgagtgaccccccccccccttctctttcaGTACCAAAAGCtcaagcaggagctggagcggCGCTTCCCGGGCACGCTGGAGGTGGTGAGTAGGGGGGTGTGAGGCAagggggggcagccggggcccgGGTGAccccccctgtgtccccacagAGCGGCCAGGGGACGCAGGAGGTGACAGGATGGTTTGAAGTGACGGTGGGCGGACGCCTGGTCCACTCCAAGAAGGTGGGTGACCCCCTCCTCGGCGcatccccccttccccagagcatcccccccttccccggcaCCATGCCGGGGTGCGTGACCACCCTCGGACACGGCCGTTCTCCCTCCGCCAGAACGGTGATGGCTTTGTCGACAGCGATGCCAAGCTCCAAAAGATCGTGGCCGCCATCAAAGCCCACCTGCCGTAGGCGCCGGGGTTCGCCCCGGCACCCCTAACGAAGGTACGGCATCGGCAGCGATGCCGACGGCGCGATGCCGGCACCGGGATGCCGCTGACCCCGTGTTCTCCTCCCGCAGCTCCACCGGCGTCCGCCTCCCTCGCGCCAGCCGAGCGCTCCATGACGGGAACTGCCGAAACGTCCGCCGGCACCGGGCCGTTTCCAGACGCCGCGCAGGATGCCGGCTGcgagggcggcgggcggccgtCGAGCTTCGCCCCCCACCCGACTCCTTTCCCTCTGCACTAACCGCCTTCACCGACGCTCCTATTTTCAGCCGGGTCGAgctttttttggttcttttccCCTCGCTAATTCTCACAGAAAGTTTTTGCTGAGCCTGCCGGGttgaaaaagaggggaaaaaagattcaaaaccagagaaattgtacagcaatttattttcccctctctgcccgGTGGCGGCTGGACCCCAAACTCCTGCCCCACCATTCCAGTTGCCTTCTGTAACATTCTCACGGCTCGGTGGCCTTTCTGGAATAAAGTAATGAAAATTGGAGCCGggctgggtggttttttttttttttttttggttcgACGTGGGTGTTTTTCCAAGCAGCGAGCAGGGCAGCGTGCTCGGATGGGGCCGCACAGCTCCCACCTCAATCTGCTCTGGGCTCCCCGGGGCCTAATGAACTCTATCCCTTCATTTGGacctagaaaaaaaaccccaagcagcGGATCTCTCCCTGCAACTGTCGCATTCAGACTGCTCTCAGCGGCGGACGCGTGCCCTCTGGTGACTACAGCGAGGAGTCAGGCGGTGGAGATTGATCCCctcaacctttttttccccgCCATGGTGGTTCCTGAGGTTCATACGCTCTGCCGTAccgagtgcctgcggacgagcGGGACAGCCCTGGCGCCAGGCTTCTCTCCAGAGAAAGGAGCAACGACCAGCGATGGCAGGTGGGTTAACACTAGGATTAAAGCTTCTCCTTCCTGCCATTTGCGACGGTGAGTGTTGCTGGTGCTGAAGTGATGTATGTGAAACGGGAAAGCGCTACCTGAAGGTGTATTCAGGGGAAGCAAAGCCCGGACGCTCCCCCTTGTGCTGAAGGCGGAGGGGGGTGACGGTCGCTCCCTCCCTCGTCCTCCCGAGGCCACTCAaggcggggagagggggggaatGCGGGGGACAGAAAATGGTTCTGGCTTCAACCGAGGGCTCACACCCGAGGAAAGCGGGGCCGGGCAGCTCCCGGGGCCCAGAGGCCGGCGCCGTGGCCCGGTGCCGCGGCGGGTCACAAGATGGCGGCGGCCCGCCTCACCTCAGCCGacctcccccgcccccgccgcggtgCACGACGGGTAAAGAGCCTCCGCCGGGAGCCCGCCATTTTCTGCCGGGAAAGgcgggaagggagggagagcagcGACAGCGTCACCGCCGGACCCGCAACGGCTccagcgccgccgccagccGGGCACGCAGGTAGCGGCAGGGTcggggccggagccggggccCGGTACCAGCGGCCCGGGGGAGGGCGGCCCGGCGCCGAGGTCGTCTGAGGAGACGCTTCTCTGCCAGTCCCGCCTTCCGTCTGCCGCCGGCCGCTGGTTggctgcggggaggggcggCGCTGATTGGCTGCGAAGCCGGGAAGGGATAGGCCGTGAGGCGCGTCCGTCTAGCGGGGGAGCTCGGGTGGCACCTCCCCGCTGCTAGCAGCGTGCGAGCCCATTGGCTGGGCGCCGCCAGCCAAtcggcggggcgaggggggcaCGTGATGCGGCGCGGAGGCTTCTGGGAGCTGTAGTCCCAGGGCGCTGAGGGGACAGCGGGGGCCTCTCCCCCAGCGCGGCCCGGTGAGGCCATGGGGGCTCGCCCGGGCCTGGCCCGGCGGCGCGTCCGCGGCTCCCCCTCAGCCCGCTGCCCCTCCCGAGGCCGGGGAAGAGGGGGAAGCCCCTTCGCCCCTCGCAGAAGCGGGCTGTAGGCCCCCGGCAGGCAGCcggccgcccctccccgcccctcgGCCGCTAACGGCCGGTCTCGCCCTTCGCTCCCCGGCCCTGGAGCCGACCCCGGCCTTCTCCCCCCGCTTCGGCAGGCTCTGACCGTCCGGCATGGCCCGCACCAAGCAGACGGCTCGGAAATCCACCGGCGGGAAGGCGCCGAGGAAGCAGCTGGCCACCAAGGCCGCCAGGAAGAGCGCGCCTTCCACGGGGGGCGTGAAGAAGCCCCATCGCTACAGGTAGCGGGGCCGGTGTCACCCCGGGCAggctgggggtccccatccacagccctgccccgcaGCGCGGGTGTCTCGGTCACTCGACGCAGCGAGGGTGCGATGTCGCACCCCAGAGCGATTTTATTCACGTTAACTCTCGAAATCGCTTGCAGGCCCGGCACGGTGGCTCTCCGGGAGATCCGACGATACCAGAAATCCACGGAGCTGCTGATCCGCAAGCTGCCCTTCCAACGCCTGGTGAGGGAGATCGCGCAGGACTTCAAGACCGACCTGCGCTTCCAGAGCGCTGCCATTGGAGCGCTGCAGGTGAGACCCCATCCCACGCAGCGCCGCGCTACCCGGGGGGGGGGATATCGGGGCCGCCTAAGTCTCCCCAAAATGTTCCCTCCCGAGTTAAACCCCCCCCCTGTAAATCCCCCCCTCCTCGAGGCTGCGGCTCTCTCCCGGCAGGAAGCCAGCGAAGCGTACCTCGTGGGCCTCTTCGAGGACACCAACCTCTGCGCCATCCACGCCAAGAGGGTCACCATCATGCCCAAGGACATCC
This portion of the Pelecanus crispus isolate bPelCri1 chromosome 30, bPelCri1.pri, whole genome shotgun sequence genome encodes:
- the SELENOW gene encoding selenoprotein W, coding for MAEPLRVSVLYCGAUGYSPKYQKLKQELERRFPGTLEVSGQGTQEVTGWFEVTVGGRLVHSKKNGDGFVDSDAKLQKIVAAIKAHLP
- the LOC142596333 gene encoding histone H3.3A codes for the protein MARTKQTARKSTGGKAPRKQLATKAARKSAPSTGGVKKPHRYRPGTVALREIRRYQKSTELLIRKLPFQRLVREIAQDFKTDLRFQSAAIGALQEASEAYLVGLFEDTNLCAIHAKRVTIMPKDIQLARRIRGERA